The DNA region CAACACCTAAACGCCTTCTaattctctccctctctctctctctctctctatacatACACACCGGACTGTATCTATAGCCTATACACACATGAAACAATCTAAACACATCACATTGGGTTTCTCTCTCTAGGTTTCAGATGCTCTGACCTCCTCTGTCTACATACGCACGCGTCGTATACACATATACccgtatatttataattatagcatAAGCAGATATATACGCCAAAAGCATGGCAATGGAAGGAAGTGAATCTGTGCGCAATGGGCCGTCGTCTGAGGTTCGCCAAACTCAGTCTTCGCCTCGCAAATCGACTCCGCCTCCGGGTATTTCCCTCTTTGTTGACGCATTTGTGGAAATGTGTTCATAATTTTACATGCATAAATGCGGGGTTTCCGTTTGTGAAGATCTGTGGTCCTGGATATGCTATGTCGGTAAAATGATTTTTCGATATGGAAATTGGTTTCTATTTACTGCCTTTATCGCTTTCCAGCGTACAGTGTACAATGCGAACCTGGTTAATATTATGCTTGTTGTACGTGATAATTATTGTGGTTGAAACCCTAGTAATCTTTAGCTTCCGtgattttgtgaaaattttggcTTATCAGACCGAAGTTTGTTTGGTGGACTTTAGTGATTATTACCGTTGTTGTAAGCGTGCAGCTTTGGATGCTGAAACTGGTTTAACAATGATTTCCTGAAACTAAATGAGAGCTTTTGGTGGGACCAACTTATCTTTAGAAATCTATTACTAACACTTAAGTTAGAATATATTGCTTCAGTAAAGCATTGCTTTTAAGTTTTGGTATTTGATTGCTAAACCATTATGCTAATGGAATAGTGATAAGTTTTTCATCCTTCTGCAGTTTTATGAGGTGagtttattacatttattatgatgTTAGAAAGTTTGCTTTTTGTTTTGTCAGGGAAAAACCATTTGTGCTTTAAGAATATCATTTgtgttatttaatttatatttattgctCCAATTCTGACATGAGATCTTTGTATCATTTTGTTTGCCCctgaatatttaattaattatcatctgtaaccaaaaaaaattggatcTATTGGGGTAAGGAGAGGATATCGTCAAACTTTGGGAGGAAAATTGGAGAGAGTCAAAATGAGAATGAGACACGACTTTCAATTTGTAATTGAAAATTGTATCATTAACTTTTCTTGGCATTTTTTGCAGTTAagctattttaattatataaactttatctGTTATCTGATCGCGGGCAAATTTAGTGTGACTGCCGGGGCCTTTCTGTTAAATTCTAAATTGCAATGGGCTTTTACTCCTGAAAGAATGAGAAACTGCCATGCGACAGGTGGAACTGCATATCAGATATAGAGACAGAACTTAGTCTGGTCATGTCATTCCTTTCGAGGCCTTCAAATGCATGAAAATCTGAATACAGAAATATTATAGTATATTGGTTCGGAGTATAATCTTTTTGGAGCTAGACTACACTACTCATGTATTGGAACTTTTACTTAGCTTCTCAAGATTTATTCTGGGGATTTGTTTTTCGATCAACTTCATGCATTACATATCTTGCACACTATTTTCTCTTGGACCTCTAATTCCAGTCTTACAATGATATGCTTTGGTCATTTGTCAATTACTATGCCTTGAATTTCACGTCTACCTGACTCAAATGATTTAGCTTTATGTACTAAAGCTACtctattttatagttttacgTTTTGTTTGGAACGGCACCATAATGGAGAACAGTTCCTTTATGTGAAAACAAGTATTCTGGTTGTGTATCTTAATCTGTTAGTGAGATTTCATGTCTATGCAACATAACAATTTGGTGTGAGcaaaaagttcaatttttttttgcataagGTATGCATCCCTGCTCTTTGGTGTTATTCTTAGTATCTGGAATCTGGATTATATGAGGGCTGGAAGTCCTTTATTAAACTTGAGCAAACTTCCAAATTTGCCCTATTCTGTAGCATAATACATTGGACTATTTGTTGAATGACTAGAAAAATGCAATGAGAAATCTGTTGCTCCAAGGGCTATCTTACTTCTTCTGATGGTGATTTTCATTGTAGGTTGGAACCAAATCTCCTGCtatatgtttttgtattttcgaAAAAGAAACTTAAAGTCCAAAAGGATGCTCTAAGATTGTAGTGAAACATGATTACGTTCACTCCTTCAACTTCATTTTATGGATgcatatttcattattttctgaTAACTGCTCCTAATGACATCTCTTTACCCCTctatttgtttaaaatttctttcttgttgATATTGCACAGGCAATGAAGATAAGGGCACTCATCTTAGGTTCCTTTTATCAAATGCTGAAGCTGGTTCTGTAATAGGAAAGGGTGGCTCAACAATAAATGACATTCAGTCACAATCTGGAGCACGGGTCCAGTTGTCACGCAGCTATGAGTGTTTTCCCGGCACATCTGATAGGATTGTCATGGTCTCTGGAACAGTTGATGACGTATTAAAGGCGGTTGATCTCATTCTTTCTAAATTGCTGGATGAGGTGACATAGTGATTTTAATCGTTTTCCCAGATAAGCATATGAATATATTGTTAAGGAGATGTTTTCTGTTTGCTAGTTTTACGTTGAGAACGGAGGTGAAATGGATCCAGAATCGAAAATTAGATTGGTTGTGCCCAATAGCTCGTGTGGTGGAATAATCGGGAAGGGCGGAGCCATTATAAAGTAAGCCTGCTTGTTTGTATTAGAATTCTCCTCGTTGATGTTAAAGGCATACTTAATCAATGTAGATTTCagtttatgtaaattaaagGCTAATTTGTTGAACATGTGGTCTCCAATTATCAATTTGGCTCATTTTACATTCTTCTCAAACTGAACTGAACTTTGTTCTTGACTATTCCAACACATTTAATCTTAACTATTCTGATTTTCTGTTTTAGGCTGCAGAAAAAAGTGTATTCAATTTATTGCTTTATGAATGATGTTTGCTTGTATTGATTTGATTTCCTCATTCAAATGCTGCGATAACTAGTGTTTCCTCTATTTGCAAttgtgaatttgaaataatcaaACTGTGGATGGTGGCTTTACCTTGTCTTCTGTATTCTCAGTCACAAAAGTTCTTAACTTGTTCCGTAGCTTGACTAGGAATTACAATGGATCTGTTGAACAATTGGAGTTCTAAAGAAGAAGCATAGAGCCTCTGGAAGTACAGCTTTTCGTTCTTGCTCTGCTTGCAAAGATCCACAGAAAGTAGGGAATTGTAAAACTATCATTTAGCATCCCAGCACTTAAAAAGTTATGTGACCGTATGACGtgatctttttcttgtttggtgGGATCTTGGTACATAAATCATTTGACCAGCATAGCTGGTGCTGGTGGTTTCAGAAAGTTTTCTAGGCTGGAGACTAATGCGTGTTTCTTGTTCTAAACAAGTAGTGCAGAATTGAGTTTGAGAAATGGTTGTTTCAGTATGGATAAGAGAGATGTCAACATTAACCATCAGCGAAAATGGCAAGAGAATTTACTGGATTACCAAATTTCATAACATAGTCACATCTTCTCCTTGTAGCTGTTCTTAACTGTTTCCAACTCATTAGTTGGTAAAATTCTTCTATTAGCTTTACAGTGTGTTCACGTGAAAGTCATTGAAGTTGATGAGACGATGGGCGCAACAACTGACAATTTTAATGATGAATGAGAAAGGGAGGCAGGCCCTTAACCCATTAATCTGTGGTCTTTATTATAAACATGATCAATGGAGAAAGTTAACCTGTTTGTGGCCAAATACTGGGGAGCATGAAATTCTGAACCACACCAACTTAGAAGTTCTGTAATATGGGGCCATcatggaaataaaaaagttaacgGTTGGTTGGAAAAAAAGAACTTTCATTACTTGAAGACGGCCAAGCATGGGAGAGAAAACAGTCATAACATCTCCATAATGGTCTCCGGCCCTTCGACCATTTTTCCCCTCCTAAAGTCTAATCGGGCTCTTTTATAACAAGTGGCTATTTTAGCTTGCCACGGAGGAGCTAAATGTGATGGCAACTTCTCACATGTTGGAATTAACTTAACTAAACATGAGAATATAGAGATTCTTGTAAACTGTAGGCACTGGGATTACTGGTTCAGGCGAGCTGGCTTGAAGCCTGCTTCAGTGTGAGTCCATACGAACTATTTGTAATAGAGAGGTTgagcatataaaaagaagATTAATTTGCGAGTCAAGTTTGAGCTTGAAAAGGCTTAGCAAATTCTCTTGGCAGGTACAGGGCCATAGGGTTAGTTTCTTTACTTAATAGTTTATGATTATTTGCTGGTATTAGAGCTACATTTtaccttttaatttaaatatgttggTCTTTTTGAAAGTATTGTATGAGACTGTCCTTCATAGTCATTTTgtcatatattttctttctttcttctcatgaaatttaaatatgaccGGTGGCTATTTGAGTCCGAAGCTTTCAAAATATCGTGACATGTGTTTTCCCGTTGACGCAATGGAACTTCTTACCGGGTTTAAATTTGTGTTCAAGATCATTAAGTACAATCTATTGAACTTGGGCCATTGTGTATCCATGAAGCCTGGAGGAAAATTCCAGTAAATAATATGCATTATTTTACGGGTTTGGGGGAGTTTGGGCGTGGAGATGCATTCATTATTGGgttgtgggggggggggggggggggggggggggggtggtgCTGGTTGTTGCTGCCCTATTCAGACCATCTGGAAACATGCTAAGGGTGGGCCGAGTTTGGCCAGGCAAAGTTTTTGGATGCTTGCATATCTCATAACTTGATGCATTTTGAAGTGGTCATCCTCGATTGTCTAGTATTATTTGCAATTCTACCTGTGactcaatattatatttgtaaactCAAGGTGGTTACTAGCTAATTAAAACGTTATAGCAATAATATTGCAAGAATGCCTTATATTCTTGTCTCCATATGAACAGGTGCACTGCATGCTGTTAAGATGTAACTGTTTGGGTTTGTTTCTACTTTAAGATTTCTGTTTGCTAATGGCCACTGAAGGGAATGACTTAAATTCATCATcgcattttctcttttctgatCTTGCCTCTTGGTTGCATGTTCTTGCAGTAGCTTAGCTTATATGCTATAATTAATGAGTCACTGTTTATGTGCTGCAATTGCTATCACCCTTCAGGGAAAAATTATGTATGCTTTCTAAAAGTTGCATTTGGCAATTGACACTGATGTACTCTTTTGCTGCTTTGGAGCTtcatctaacaattagctACCTGAACCTAAATGCTGAAAAGAGAATTTACTTCTGCACTTTTTGTTCCAGCAGTTGCAAATGTTTGAGCCtgaatatttgtttcttgCAAAGTGTGTTTTCCGGCAATCTATTATGAACCGAGATTTAAGTACAACTTACAGAGAATCTTCAAAATGGATATCATTTCACTACTTTGTTGCTCACTGCTGCTGTAGCTATGGGTGAATTCATGTCTGTTATTTACTCAAATAGGAATGTACCTTTAACCTAAAAGGAAAACTGTGTTGAACTATGCCGACCTCCTTGAAACCTACAAATGGTGAGTATACCAATTGAAATCTGTAATTCTTTTGAGGatgaatataaattacaagttATTCAATCCCCGAAACCTTGTGCTTTTCTCCCTTTTCTTTTAGGATGTGTGTAAGGATGAAGTAAGTGCTATTGAATTGGTTTTCTCCTGATCTTTCACTGCAACTTTGGCACCTATTCTTGGTCGCACTTCCATTGCATTTTGTTTAGTgagtaaatattttgatagagTACTTGGCTTTATGTTTGTCTTGTAAGTCTTGGTGGGTGGAACTGAGTTCTTGGTAAAATGGTTTTCTACATCCTAACTAGGAAAAATGTGGcttttatttatctctaaTTACCCATGGTTCTTGTGATCTTTTATTAGTCGAGTAATGACACTAGTTTGGGTGTGCTATATCCTAAGATTTCACAGATTTGAAATGAATGTAATGTTTCCTCTTATCGTACGGTAAAGAGTTTTGAGAATCCCAAAAATGGCCATACTGTCTCAAGTCAATCAGCATAAATAGCTAGTTTTTTTCCTTGATCAAAGTGAAGCAGAAATCTGATGTTACCTGAAATTTTTCTCTTGGTGTGATGCTTAAGACATATGTGCATAAAGATATACTGGCACTCACATAATAAAACGTGCTTGAATGGTTATTTGTTATGTTCAGCCATTCACACTTATTAATCTGAATGTTCCTGTGTCTTCATATAATTGTTGGAACAGGTCATTGATTGAGGACTCCCGAGCTGACATTAAGATATCTCCCCAAGATATCTATTACCCTGGGTTGCACGATAGGTTAGTGACAGTGACTGGTACTTTAGGAGAACAAATGCGGGCGATTGAGTTGGTCCTACTGAAATTGGTGAAGGACCCATATTATCAGCAGTCTGCTAATGCTCCATTCCCTTATCCAGGTATTAGTTgccaaatgaaatttattctttttcttttcattttgttggCGTTTATTTAGGTACTAGTTTTCCAAGTGTAACTTGTCTCCTTCCCTTTTGCATTTTCTAAGTGTGATTTACCATATCTCTtccatattattttataccCAAGCAATCTTCAGCACTGTCAACAATTTTAGCTATTTCCCTTACAGCAAGGATCCAGATATTAGTTTCTTGAATCAGCCATTCTAGTCGAAGTTAGATTGTGTAACTAGTAAGATCTTCTTTTACAGATGGTTGCACCACTGACTTAATTGTAGACGAACATGcttttattcaacaaaaacaGTAGAAAAAACATTCTAAGAACACTACCGGTCATGTCAAAGAAATGTGAAAAACAACTGTGAACAAGGAAGATTGACAGTCATCATTTGAATCAATAAAGAAGTATCTAGTCTTGAGAAAGATCTGATTGAGTTGCAAGTTTCACAAATCTGATTAGTGCTTTTGCAATTTAGTAGTATTTAAACAATTGATCTGATCTATTTCTTGACTTGTCCAACAGGTCACTAGCATATGCATTACATATGCCTCTGTTCCAAATTCATTGCGCTACTTTCATTTAAAATGGCAGGACTAAATCTCTATTTCTCAAAAGCCCCCAAAAGATCTACCAACTCACTTAAAAGTAATTATGACATACCACCAACTCTCAACTACTATTTTTAGAGGTGAAAAGGTGATAAAACTATACAAAACATTTTCCTCTACAGCTCTCATATAACATTCCATATCAGTCAAATTGGGCCTGTAAAACATGGAATGGAGAAA from Sesamum indicum cultivar Zhongzhi No. 13 unplaced genomic scaffold, S_indicum_v1.0 scaffold00177, whole genome shotgun sequence includes:
- the LOC105179595 gene encoding protein BTR1; this encodes MAMEGSESVRNGPSSEVRQTQSSPRKSTPPPGNEDKGTHLRFLLSNAEAGSVIGKGGSTINDIQSQSGARVQLSRSYECFPGTSDRIVMVSGTVDDVLKAVDLILSKLLDEFYVENGGEMDPESKIRLVVPNSSCGGIIGKGGAIIKSLIEDSRADIKISPQDIYYPGLHDRLVTVTGTLGEQMRAIELVLLKLVKDPYYQQSANAPFPYPALMYSGMNYGPPNGVGVGGKYLNNRVPNKEDRSSSVTIGIADEHVGLVVGRGGRSIMEISQLSGARIKISDRGDFMSGTSNRKVTITGSQRSVRIAESMISRKVASVAER